From Rudanella lutea DSM 19387, a single genomic window includes:
- a CDS encoding formylglycine-generating enzyme family protein, with translation MIRTPMFARKLLFTLSLVHTVALCVAQTKPAPASPAAPVVTDHKSYTQAISGSNQVYPMVAIPGGEFMMGSPATEKGRKADEGPQHKVKIEPFWMGQYEITWDIYDLFTTKNIEKEMAARYPEGADLSKTDASTRPSPSYVDMSFGMGRSGYPAINMTQYAAIKFCAWLYDKTGIFYRLPTEAEWEYACRANTKTPYSFGADPKLLGQYAVYKVNSDGGYKKIGTKKPNPWGLYDMHGNVMEWTKDQYIPNYYAQKASGKVNEPFAPTTKLYPNSVRGGSWDDDALLLRSAARVGSDPAWKVIDPQSPKSDWWMTSASFCGFRIVRPVNPPSAEEIRAYYDIKPIKDFGF, from the coding sequence ATGATTCGTACCCCTATGTTTGCCCGGAAGCTTCTGTTTACGCTTTCGCTTGTTCACACCGTCGCGCTTTGTGTAGCCCAGACCAAACCCGCCCCGGCCTCACCAGCCGCTCCCGTTGTTACCGACCATAAATCATACACCCAGGCCATCAGCGGCAGCAATCAGGTGTACCCGATGGTGGCTATTCCGGGTGGCGAGTTTATGATGGGTAGCCCAGCCACCGAAAAAGGCCGCAAAGCCGACGAAGGACCGCAGCACAAGGTGAAGATTGAGCCGTTCTGGATGGGGCAGTACGAAATCACCTGGGATATTTACGACCTGTTCACGACCAAAAACATCGAGAAAGAAATGGCGGCCCGCTACCCCGAAGGTGCCGACCTGAGCAAAACCGACGCCAGCACGCGCCCCAGCCCCTCGTACGTGGATATGTCGTTTGGCATGGGCCGGTCGGGGTATCCGGCTATTAACATGACCCAGTACGCAGCCATCAAATTCTGCGCGTGGCTGTACGACAAGACCGGCATTTTTTACCGGCTCCCCACCGAAGCCGAGTGGGAATATGCCTGCCGGGCCAACACCAAAACCCCGTACTCGTTCGGGGCCGACCCCAAATTGCTGGGTCAATACGCCGTGTACAAAGTCAATAGCGATGGCGGTTACAAGAAAATCGGTACGAAAAAACCTAACCCCTGGGGCCTGTACGACATGCACGGCAACGTGATGGAGTGGACCAAAGACCAGTACATTCCGAACTACTACGCCCAAAAAGCGAGTGGTAAGGTAAACGAACCGTTTGCGCCCACCACCAAGCTGTATCCCAACTCGGTGCGTGGTGGCTCGTGGGATGACGATGCTCTGTTGCTCCGCTCGGCGGCCCGCGTGGGCTCCGACCCGGCCTGGAAAGTGATTGACCCGCAAAGCCCCAAATCTGACTGGTGGATGACTTCGGCTTCGTTTTGTGGCTTTCGGATTGTGCGGCCCGTAAACCCACCCAGCGCCGAGGAGATCCGGGCGTATTACGACATCAAGCCCATCAAAGACTTCGGATTTTAA
- a CDS encoding DedA family protein — protein MDQLLEFFRYLLNSEEIIRTGGLVLITLIILIENGVIFGFFLPGDYLLFLSGVFAGTKLLAVPLWMLLLCIFGAAVVGSLIGYGTGYFFGARIQNRPDGLLFKKKHIDTTRQYFEKYGSRTLIIARFLPVVRTFAPLLSGIIHMNFSYFMLYNVLGGAIWVGSLVGGGYYFGEKFPWIIDYVHYIILFFLAITTFTVIRGFINARREMQ, from the coding sequence ATGGATCAACTACTTGAATTTTTCCGCTACCTGCTCAACTCCGAAGAGATTATCCGTACCGGCGGACTGGTGCTCATTACGCTCATTATCCTAATCGAAAACGGGGTTATTTTCGGCTTTTTCCTACCCGGCGACTACCTCCTGTTTCTGTCGGGCGTGTTTGCCGGCACCAAACTACTCGCAGTACCGCTCTGGATGCTGCTGCTCTGTATTTTCGGGGCGGCTGTAGTGGGCTCTCTTATTGGGTACGGCACGGGCTACTTTTTCGGGGCCCGGATTCAGAACCGGCCCGACGGGTTGCTGTTCAAAAAGAAACATATCGACACCACCCGGCAGTACTTCGAAAAATACGGCAGCCGCACGCTCATCATCGCTCGTTTTCTGCCCGTGGTACGCACGTTTGCGCCCCTGCTGTCGGGCATCATCCACATGAATTTCAGCTATTTTATGCTGTACAACGTGCTCGGCGGGGCTATCTGGGTAGGGTCGCTGGTTGGTGGTGGCTATTACTTCGGCGAGAAATTCCCGTGGATCATCGACTACGTTCACTACATTATCTTGTTCTTCCTGGCGATTACCACGTTTACGGTGATCCGTGGGTTTATCAATGCCCGCCGGGAGATGCAGTAG
- a CDS encoding ABC-F family ATP-binding cassette domain-containing protein, producing the protein MVSHDRYFLDAVCNQIVELDGGQLYGYKGNYAYFLEKKAERQEMQAAELEKDRNLFRRELEWMRRQPKARGTKAKYREDAFDELQEKVSGKGKGGELELNLRTARLGSKILEVENLSKRYGEKVLLDHFTYTFKRLDRVGLIGKNGMGKTTLLEMITGQTRPDSGKIATGGTVRFGYYTQSEISIPENQRVIDVVQDVAEVMKLASGETVTASQLLHHFLFDRQKQYDYVAKLSGGEKRRLQLLLVLVQNPNFLILDEPTNDLDITTLNVLEEFLLNFPGCILIVTHDRYFMDRLVDHVFVLEGEGKVRDYPGNYTDYREWRDKQPRVPKVQPSVPNAGRSTNQNTTPVVTQAKAPAVKKRLSFKEQREYETLETEIAELEQRKAELTELLNTGGHHEQLTAWANEIGQLDALISTKSDRWLELAEYA; encoded by the coding sequence ATGGTCTCGCACGACCGGTATTTTCTCGACGCAGTCTGTAACCAGATTGTAGAGCTCGACGGGGGCCAACTGTACGGCTACAAAGGCAACTACGCGTACTTTCTGGAGAAAAAAGCCGAACGGCAGGAGATGCAGGCAGCCGAACTCGAAAAAGATCGTAACCTGTTTCGGCGCGAGCTGGAATGGATGCGTCGGCAACCCAAGGCGCGGGGCACCAAAGCCAAATACCGCGAAGATGCCTTTGACGAGCTACAGGAAAAAGTAAGCGGCAAGGGCAAGGGTGGTGAGCTGGAACTAAACCTGCGCACGGCCCGGCTCGGCAGCAAGATTCTGGAGGTCGAAAACCTGAGCAAACGCTACGGCGAAAAGGTCTTACTCGACCACTTTACGTATACCTTCAAACGGCTCGACCGGGTGGGGCTGATCGGGAAGAACGGCATGGGCAAAACCACCCTGCTGGAGATGATTACCGGCCAAACCCGGCCCGACTCGGGCAAAATTGCGACGGGTGGCACCGTACGGTTTGGGTATTATACCCAGTCGGAGATCAGCATTCCCGAAAATCAGCGCGTGATCGACGTGGTGCAGGACGTAGCCGAAGTGATGAAACTGGCATCGGGCGAAACCGTAACGGCCAGTCAGTTGCTCCACCACTTTCTGTTCGACCGGCAAAAGCAGTACGATTACGTAGCCAAATTGAGCGGGGGCGAAAAACGGCGGCTTCAGCTCCTGCTGGTGCTGGTGCAGAACCCGAACTTCCTGATTCTGGACGAACCCACCAACGACCTCGACATCACGACGCTCAACGTGCTGGAGGAGTTTTTGCTCAACTTCCCCGGCTGTATCCTGATCGTGACGCACGACCGCTACTTCATGGACCGGCTCGTAGACCATGTGTTTGTGCTGGAAGGCGAAGGCAAGGTGCGCGACTACCCCGGCAACTACACCGATTACCGCGAATGGCGCGACAAGCAACCGCGTGTCCCCAAAGTTCAGCCATCTGTCCCAAATGCGGGCCGGTCGACAAACCAAAACACAACCCCTGTGGTTACGCAGGCAAAGGCCCCCGCGGTCAAAAAGCGGCTTTCGTTTAAAGAGCAGCGTGAATACGAAACGCTCGAAACCGAGATTGCCGAACTCGAACAACGGAAAGCCGAACTAACCGAACTGCTCAACACCGGAGGCCATCACGAACAACTGACGGCCTGGGCTAATGAAATTGGGCAGCTCGACGCATTAATTTCCACCAAATCAGACCGCTGGCTCGAACTGGCGGAGTATGCATAG